A DNA window from Brassica napus cultivar Da-Ae chromosome A4, Da-Ae, whole genome shotgun sequence contains the following coding sequences:
- the LOC111213525 gene encoding uncharacterized protein LOC111213525 encodes MADLISTPSMEPLLFSVDPMSLILSQNSDTHQLKLLLDSFCGFERGPRYEEYSRLRESKLRMKRDFQRFLDEEEEAEAEPKKKQVRFEGDSVISREEEVVVTPEKIKKQTRFGFSPMSKTRKAAPTSSLAQSVPDFSAVIRKENRRPVNYNTTPPPPSSKSRNGGVLTGSASSSCIAARGSKSANAGEKKSKGLMGMARKSYANVEDLKKISMAAASAINGVGVGGRKAVGGGRSILGYRQVY; translated from the coding sequence ATGGCAGATTTGATCTCAACCCCAAGCATGGAACCGCTGCTCTTCTCTGTTGATCCAATGTCTCTCATTCTCTCTCAAAATTCCGACACACATCAGCTTAAACTCTTGTTAGACAGTTTCTGCGGATTCGAGAGGGGACCAAGATACGAGGAATACTCACGGTTGCGTGAATCGAAGCTTCGCATGAAACGAGATTTCCAGAGATTTctcgacgaagaagaagaggcagAAGCAGAGCCGAAGAAGAAACAAGTGAGGTTCGAGGGTGATTCCGTAATttcaagagaagaagaagttgtagtTACACCAGAGAAGATAAAGAAGCAGACTCGGTTTGGGTTTTCTCCCATGTCCAAAACGAGAAAAGCTGCTCCGACTTCTTCTTTGGCTCAGTCGGTTCCTGATTTCTCCGCCGTGATACGTAAAGAAAACCGCCGTCCGGTTAATTACAACACGACTCCTCCGCCGCCGTCTTCGAAGAGCAGAAACGGCGGCGTTTTGACGGGATCGGCTTCTTCATCATGCATTGCCGCGAGAGGGAGCAAATCGGCGAATGCAGGGGAGAAGAAGAGTAAAGGGTTGATGGGAATGGCGCGGAAGAGCTACGCGAACGTTGAGGATCTTAAGAAGATTTCAATGGCTGCCGCTTCGGCTATTAACGGCGTCGGAGTCGGAGGGAGAAAAGCCGTTGGCGGTGGCCGGAGCATTTTGGGTTACAGACAAGTCTACTGA